Proteins encoded by one window of Vidua chalybeata isolate OUT-0048 chromosome 15, bVidCha1 merged haplotype, whole genome shotgun sequence:
- the CSF1R gene encoding macrophage colony-stimulating factor 1 receptor has translation MGPVLLLLLTAAGFWHGSASPVISPDLPALVVNTGDPVLLHCSGESEVAWNSKKNTFSNHTISTLSIPKADYRSTSTYSCGYVNSSDKGIAAIHLFVRDPDNVWYVPSFRIGAVKGGNVDLPCLITAPEYGSNVTLIMDNASSLPPGTNYSFSAERGVRLYNVQNNHKGSYRCQAQINGKIRNSSKIRLVIEEAPRKPVSVMMDPADHVRIVGEPFQVTCRVIAPSHKYDIRWETAAKTVMRTKTYGFENDNYFINDTLSIAAVTMEDSGKYVCIANNSVGFRNASTMLQVVERGYVHLTPGQATSLEVALGESVELQVHIKAYPKLLQWAWEHRNPLKDSKPTIFKGEMISGRNWYNTTLSLNRLKEGEGGFYTFYAFHSETNESVTFSISLKSSPRVCKIKVPADDSSTLQCVAIGYPAPRIEWYQCPVHSDRYSEDYRLIRNDSRAQVVNMLPFQEVEVESIIPFEELGDNFTFCCVAINGEGNASDMFHSLTITRSVMALPNKVFSPVLSTCIGALVLLLLLLLFLLYKYNQKPKYQVRWKIIEACEGNNYIFIDPTQLPYNEKWEFPRNNLQFGKTLGAGAFGKVVEATAFGLGKEDTVLKVAVKMLKSSADRDEQEALMSELKIMSHLGHHENIVNLLGACTCGGPILVITEYCRYGDLLNFLRKKTESIIIQDSALDTSLDSAADYKNIELEKKYIHSDSGFSSQGLETYVEMRPVSSSSSAASDSAQARGRSLEEDEGREDLRPLNLSDLLQFSSQVAQGMAFLASKNCIHRDLAARNVLISDGRVAKICDFGLARDIMNDSNYVVKGNARLPVKWMAPESIFDCIYTVQSDVWSYGILLWEIFSLGKSPYPGMVVNSKFYSMVKQGYQMARPDFAPLEMYSIMQACWSLEPTRRPTFDQIGCFIQKELEVHKEQDYTNLPSSAEEDSGCDTSGCCEESCEQEESGQPLLKGNNYQFC, from the exons atgggtcctgttctcctcctgctgctcactgcagcTGGCTTCTGGCATG GCTCAGCATCTCCAGTGATCAGCCCTGACCTCCCTGCTCTGGTTGTCAACACGGGTGATCCAGTCCTCTTGCACTGCTCAGGAGAGTCTGAAGTTGCATGGAATAGCAAAAAGAATACATTCAGTAACCACACCATCAGCACGCTCAGTATTCCCAAGGCCGATTACAGGAGCACAAGCACCTATAGCTGTGGTTATGTCAACAGCAGTGACAAGGGCATTGCAGCCATCCACCTGTTTGTGCGAG ATCCTGATAACGTGTGGTACGTCCCCTCTTTCCGGATCGGGGCCGTTAAAGGTGGGAATGTTGATCTCCCCTGTCTCATCACGGCCCCCGAGTACGGATCCAATGTGACTCTGATAATGGATAATGCCTCTTCTCTCCCACCTGGGACCAACTACTCCTTCAGTGCTGAGAGAGGAGTAAGACTGTACAATGTGCAAAACAACCATAAAGGTTCTTATCGATGCCAAGCGcagataaatggaaaaataaggaattcatCAAAAATAAGACTGGTTAtagaagaag CACCGAGGAAGCCTGTGTCAGTGATGATGGACCCTGCAGACCATGTGCGAATCGTGGGAGAACCTTTCCAAGTCACCTGCAGAGTGATTGCTCCTTCCCACAAGTATGACATCAGATGGGAGACAGCAGCAAAGACA GTCATGAGAACTAAAACGTATGGCTTTGAAAATGATAACTACTTCATCAATGACACCCTGTCCATTGCAGCTGTGACCATGGAAGACAGTGGGAAGTACGTCTGTATAGCTAACAATTCAGTAGGATTCAGGAATGCCTCAACAATGCTTCAGGTAGTAG AGAGAGGTTATGTGCACCTGACCCCAGGGCAAGCCACCAGCCTGGAGGTTGCTCTGGGAGAGAGTGTGGAGCTGCAGGTCCACATTAAGGCTTACCCAAAACTTCTCCAGTGGGCTTGGGAACACAGGAATCCCTTGAAGGACTCTAAACCCACCATATTCAAGGGTGAAATGATCTCTGGAAGAAACTG GTACAACACCACACTCTCCCTGAACCGCctgaaggaaggagagggagggtTCTACACATTTTATGCCTTCCACAGTGAGACCAATGAATCAGTTACCTTCAGCATCTCTCTGAAAT CTTCTCCAAGGGTGTGCAAAATCAAGGTGCCAGCCGATGACTCCAGCACCCTTCAGTGCGTGGCCATCGGGTACCCTGCCCCACGCATCGAGTGGTACCAGTGCCCCGTCCACTCGGACAG GTACAGCGAGGATTACAGGCTGATACGGAATGACTCCAGAGCCCAGGTGGTGAATATGTTGCCCTTCCAAGAGGTGGAGGTGGAGAGCATCATCCCCTTTGAGGAGCTGGGTGACAATTTCACCTTCTGCTGCGTGGCCATTAACGGGGAAGGGAACGCCTCTGACATGTTTCACTCACTCACCATCACCA ggAGTGTCATGGCCCTTCCAAACAAGGTCTTCAGCCCTGTTCTCTCCACCTGCATAGGCGcattggtgctgctgctcctcctgctcctcttcctgctctACAAGTACAACCAG AAACCCAAGTACCAGGTGCGCTGGAAGATCATTGAGGCCTGTGAAGGCAATAATTACATCTTTATTGATCCCACTCAACTGCCATATAATGAAAAATGGGAGTTTCCAAGGAACAACCTCCAGTTTG gaaAAACTCTTGGAGCAGGAGCCTTTGGAAAAGTGGTAGAAGCCACAGCTTTTGGGCTGGGCAAAGAAGATACGGTGCTCAAAGTGGCTGTGAAGATGCTAAAGT CATCAGCAGACAGGGATGAGCAGGAGGCTCTCATGTCTGAGCTGAAGATCATGAGTCACTTGGGACACCACGAGAACATTGTTAACCTGCTGGGGGCATGCACCTGTGGAG gccCAATCCTTGTCATCACCGAGTACTGTCGCTATGGAGATCTCTTGAATTTCCTAAGGAAGAAGACTGAATCCATAATTATTCAGGATTCTGCCCTGGACACCTCTTTAGACAGCGCTGCTGATTACAAAAACATTGAGCTagagaaaaaatacatccaCAG TGACAGTGGCTTTTCAAGCCAGGGTTTGGAAACATATGTTGAAATGAGGCCTGTGTCGTCATCATCGTCAGCAGCATCAGATTCTGCGCAAGCCAGGG GGAGAAGCTTGGAGGAAGATGAAGGCAGGGAGGATCTCCGTCCCCTCAATCTCTCTGACCTGCTACAGTTCTCCAGCCAGGTGGCCCAGGGCATGGCATTCCTCGCATCAAAGAAC TGCATCCACCGTGACCTAGCAGCCAGGAATGTGCTCATATCAGATGGACGGGTAGCCAAGATCTGTGACTTTGGCCTGGCCCGGGACATCATGAATGACTCCAATTATGTTGTAAAAGGCAAT GCCCGCCTGCCCGTGAAATGGATGGCCCCAGAGAGCATCTTTGACTGCATTTACACAGTGCAGAGTGATGTGTGGTCTTACGgcatcctgctctgggagaTCTTCTCCCTTG GGAAGAGCCCCTATCCTGGCATGGTGGTGAACAGCAAGTTCTACAGCATGGTGAAGCAGGGATACCAGATGGCCAGGCCTGACTTTGCTCCCTTGGAAAT GTACAGCATCATGCAGGCATGCTGGAGCCTGGAGCCCACACGGAGACCCACCTTCGACCAGATTGGCTGCTTCATCCAGAAAGAGCTGGAGGTGCATAAGGAGCAG gACTACACCAACCTCCCCTCTAGTGCTGAGGAAGACAGTGGCTGCGACACCTCTGGCTGCTGTGAGGAGTCCTGCGAGCAAGAGGAGAGTGGGCAGCCGCTTCTCAAGGGCAACAACTACCAGTTCTGTTAG